The window GCCAGGACGGCAACTATAATCACGAGGCGATTGTCGCGCGCATCAATGCCGATCTCGCCAACGATCTCGGCAACCTGGCGCAACGTTCGCTGTCCATGATTGCAAAACAGTATCAGGGCGTGTTGCCCGAGCCCGGCGCCTTCACCGACAACGACAAGGCGATCCTGGCGCAGGCCGACGGCATGATCGCGCTCGCCCGGACCGCGATGGCGACGCAGCAGATTCATCAGGCGCTCAATGCCGTGTGGGCGGTGGTTGCCGAAGCCAACCGCTACTTCGCGGGCGAGGCACCCTGGGCGCTGGCGAAGACCGATCCGGCGCGTCAGGCAACGGTGCTTTATGTCACCGCTGAAGTCGTGCGCCAGATCGCTATTTTGGCGCAACCCGTAATGCCGGAATCATCAGCGAAATTACTGGACAGTCTCGGCATCCCGCAAGGCGCGCGCGATTTTGCGGCCCTCGGCGGTGCGACCCGCATCAAGCCCGGGACCGTGCTGCCGGCGCCCGTGCCGGTATTTCCACGCTACGTCGAACCGACGGCGGCTTGAACGGAACAAGCCAGATGCTCGTCGACAGCCACTGCCATCTCGATTTTCCCGACTTCGCCGATGACCTCGACGGCATCGTGGCGCGGGCAGATGCCGCCGGCATCGGGCGCATCCTCACCATTTCGACGCGGGTGCGGCGGCTCGGCGAGCTATTGAACATCGCCGGGCGGTATCCAAACGTCTATTGCTCGGTCGGTACCCATCCGCATCATGCGGATGAGGAAGACGGCATCCCCAGTGACGAACTGATCGAGCTGACGCGGCATCCCAAGGTGGTGGCTTTGGGCGAAGCTGGGCTCGATAATTTCTACGACAACGGCTCGCCCGAAGCGCAGGAGCGCGGATTTCGCGCTCATATCGCAGCCGCCCGTGCGACTGGCCTGCCGCTGGTCATTCACACCCGCGAGGCCGACGAGGGGTGCGGCCGCATTCTCGAAGACGAAATGCAAAAGGGATCGTTTCGCGCCGTGCTGCATTGTTACACAGGCGGGCGAGAGCTGGCGATGAAGGCGATTTCCTTGGGGCTCTCGATCTCGTTCACGGGCATTTTGACATTCAAGAAATCGCAGGCCTTGCGCGATCTCGCGGCCGAACTTCCGGCCGACCGCATCATGGTCGAGACCGACGCGCCGTATCTGGCGCCCGGCAAATTCCGCGGCAAGCGCAACGAGCCGTCTTACGTGGTCGAGATCGCAAGAGTCCTGGCGGAAACCCGCGGCGTCTCGCTCGAAGAGATTTCGCGCCAGACCACGGAGAATTTCTTTCGCCTATTTTCAAAAGTGCCGGCTGCATGACGCTGACGCTGACCATTTTGGGCTGCGGATCCTCGGCCGGCGTCCCGCGACCCGCGCTCGGCTGGGGCAAATGCGATCCCAATAATCCCAAAAACCGCCGCCGCCGCTGTTCGTTATTGGTCGAACGAACTTCCGACCATGGGCTGACGCGGATCGTGATCGATACCTCGCCCGATCTGCGCGAGCAGCTGATCGACGCCGAGGTCGATCACATCGACGCGGTGTTTCTGACCCATGAGCATGCCGACCAGACCCATGGCATCGACGATCTGCGGTCGGTCGTGCTGCATCAGCGCCGGCGTATTCCGGTCTATCTGAACCAATCGACCGCAAAAGACATCATGCACCGGTTTTCCTATTGCTTTGTGTCGCCGCCGGGCAGCGATTATCCGCCGATCCTGACCCAGCATTCGATCGAGACCGGCGAAAGCCGCAGCATCGAAGGGAAGGGCGGTCCGGTCACGCTTTCCGCCTTCATCATGCAGCACGGCAATATTCCCGCGCTCGGTTATCGCGTTGGGGACGCCGCCTATACGCCCGATGTCAGCGACATCCCGGCCGAGAGCTGGCCGCATCTCAGGGATCTCGATCTCTGGATCATCGACGGGTTGCGCTATGCGCCGCATCCCAGCCACTTCAGCGTCAGCGACGCGCTGTCCTGGATCGATCGCTTCAAGCCGCGCCGGGCCGTCATCACGAACATGCATTCCGACCTGGATTACGAGGAACTGCGCGCGAGCCTGCCGCCGGGCGTGGTCCCCGGCTATGACGGCATGCGGTTGGAGTTGGCTCGCGATCGCTAGAACTGAGCTCTCATGAGAGCCTTACTCCGAAACGCTCTATCAGAATCGGGATGCTGCTGGGGTCCATCTCAAGACCATATCGGCTGCAAAGCTCACTTAGCGCCTGCGGCCCCGCTTTGGCTGCTCCGCCGAGGTCAACGAGTTCGCGGAAATAATTCTCAAAGCCGGCCGGCGAAATGATCTCCAGGATCCGCGCGGGTTCATCTCCCGCGTTCCAGAACGTGTGCCATTGGTTGCGGGGCTTGAAGATAAGATCGCCGGGATTGCCAATCACGACAGTGTCTCCAAGCAGCGCACCCATCTTGCCTTCGAGAACATAGGAATACTCGTCCTCCCGAGAATGCTTGTGCATCGGCGCGGCCAGCGCGCGTGCCGGCATGGGATGTTCCACAAGCGCGAAGCGGTCTCCGGCCTCTTGGCCATCGATCATGAACCGCACCCCGATGCTTCCGAGGAAACCCGACTTGCCATCATGTGGTCCAAGGACTTTTGGCGCTGACGCTGCCATTTTTCCCTCCGTGACGATGGATGATAAAGAAAGCGGGCCGCTCAGGCCGAAATCGCCTTTGCCGAATTCACTTGATTACGCAGCATGAATTTTTGGATTTTGCCGGTCGAAGTCTTCGGAATAGGCCCGAACACTACGGCCTTCGGCGTCTTGAAGCCCGACATGTGGCTGCGGCAGAACGCGATGATCTCGGCTTCGGTGACCCGCGCATTGTCCTTCAGCTCGAGGAAGGCGCAGGGCACTTCGCCCCATTTTGCATCGGGCTTTGCGACCACCGCCGCGAACAGTACCGCGGGATGCTTGTAGAGCACGTCCTCGACCTCGACGGAGGAGATGTTTTCGCCGCCGGAAATGATGATGTCCTTGGAACGGTCCTTGATGATGACATAGCCGTGCTCGTCGAGCACGCCGAGGTCGCCGGTGTGGAACCAGCCGCCGGCAAAGGCCTCTTGCGTCGCTTTCTCGTTCCTGAGGTAACCCTTCATCACGATATTGCCGCGGAACATCACCTCGCCGATGGTCTCGCCGTCGCGCGGCACTTCGCGCATGGTTTCGGGGTCGATCACGGTGACGGCTTCCTGCAGCGGGTAGGGCACGCCCTGCCGGCGCTTCATTTGCGCGCGCTGCTCGGCGGGCAGATCATCCCAGCCCGGTTGCTCGGCGCAGACTGAGGCCGGACCATAGACTTCGGTCAGTCCATAGACATGCGTCAGCCTGATGCCGATGCTTTCGGCGCCTTCCAGCACCGCGACTGGAGGTGCCGCGCCCGCGATCAATCCGACCACGGGCCGCGCGGCTTTGCCTTTCGGCGCGTCGGAGGCGTTGATCAGGGTATTGTAGACGATCGGCGCGCCGCACATGTGGGTGACGCCGTGCTTTTTGATCAGCTCGAAAATCTTGGTCGGGTCGACCTTGCGCAGGCAGACATTGATGCCCGCCGCCGCCGCGATGGTCCAGGGAAAGCACCAGCCGTTGCAATGGAACATCGGCAGCGTCCAGAGATAGACCGGATGCTGGCCGAGTTGGCCTGCGAGGATATTGCTCACCGCATTGAGGTAGGCGCCGCGGTGATGCGTCACCACCCCCTTGGGATTGCCTGTGGTGCCCGAAGTATAACTGAGCGCAATCGCGTCCCATTCGTCAACGGGCAGCTTTGCGACGAAGCTTTCGTCGCCTTGCGACAGCGCCGCCTCGTATTCGATCTCGCCAATGCGCTTTCCGCCGGCGAAAGCTTGATCATCGACATCGATGATCAACGGTTTTGGGCCCTTCATCAGGCTCAAAGCCTCGCCGATGACGTCGGTAAATTCCGGATCGACCAGAATGATCCTCGCGCCGCCATGATCGAGCTGGAAGGCGATGGAGGGGGCATCGAGGCGGATATTGAGCGCGTTCAAGACCGCACCCGCCATCGGCACGGCGAAATGCAGCTCGTTCATCGCAGGGATATTCGGCAGCATCGCCGCCACCGTATCGCCGCAGCCGATGCCTCGGCTTGTGAGGAACGCGGCAAAGCGCCGGCAGCGGGCATAGGTCTGCGCCCAGGTGAACGAACGGCCCTCATAAACCGCGCTGATATGATCAGGGTAGACGGCGGCGGTGCGCGCCAAAAAACTCAGCGGCGTCAGCGGCACGAAATTGGCGGGCGACTTGTCCAGACCGAGATCGTATTGACTTTGCTTCCCACTCATCGGCCACCTCCCATTTCCTTTGCGCTTAAAGGAATCCGATCGAGATCCACGGAAAAATCGCCACCACGATCAGGCCTACCAATAGCGCCAGCATATAGCCCCAGATCGGCTTGATCCCCTCGGCGGGGTCGACACGTCCGATGGCGCAAGCCGCATAATAGCCTACTCCGAACGGAGGCGCGAACAGTCCGATGCCCATCGCCAGGATGATGATCATCGCATAATGCACTTCGTGGACGCCGACCGCGCGTGCGATCGGAAACAACAGCGGGCCGAACAGCACGATCGCCGGAATACCCTCGAGCACGCTGCCCAACACCGTGAAGGCCACGATCGATACAGCGATGAAGGAAGCGGAGCCGCCGGGCAGGCCGGTCATGGCGGCCGCCAGCGCGCGGGAGAAGCCGGATTGGGTCAATCCCCAGGCCATGCCGGTCGCGGTGCCGATGATCAGCAGGATCGCCCCCGACAGACAGGCGGTCTCCACCAGCATCGGGACGAGCCGCCGCCAGTCGAACCGGCGGTAGACCAGAAGCCCGACCACCAGCCCATAGACGATGCCGATGGTGGAGACCTCGGTCGCGGTCGCGATCCCCTCGACCACGGCGGCGCGGATCACGAAAGGCAATGCCAGCGCGGGCAGGGCGATGACAAAGGCCCTGACGATCTCGCCGGCGCCGGCCCGCTTGACGTGGCCGAGGTCCTCAGCCCGGTAGCGCCACCATACCAGCGCCGACAACGTGATCGCCAGCACCACGCCCGGCAATAGCCCGCCGGTAAACAGCGCCGAAATCGAAACCCCGGTCACCGAGCCGATCGTGATCAGGACGAGACTAGGCGGAATGGTTTCGGTCTGCGCGCCGGTCGCCGCGAGCAGCGCCACGAGATCGCCGGGCCTTGCGCCGCGCGCCTTCATTTCCGGAAACAGTACCGGCGCGACCGCTGCCATGTCGGCGGCCTTCGAGCCGGAAATGCCTGAGACCAGATACATCGCGCCGACCAGCACGTAATGCAGGCCGCCGCGGACATGGCCGAGCAGGCTCGCCAGGAATGCCACCATGGCGCGCGCCATGCCGGTCATCTCGATCAAAAGGCCCAAGAACACGAACAGGGGCACCGACAACAGGATCAAATGGCTCATGCCCTCGTCCATGCGGCCGACCAGCACCATCAAGGGCGTGCGCGTCGTCAGCGCGAGATAGCCGAAAATCGCCAGTCCAAAGCCGAAAGCGATCGGGACGCCGGCGAACACGCAGAAGCCGGCTACGCCAACAAAGAAGATCAGAAGATTGATATTGCCGAGCGGACGCAGCCACGGCGTCGCCAGCCAAAAAATCGCTATCACCAGGCCGACAGACAACACCGCGCTGAGCACGGTCTTGAAATCGCCTAATCGTGCCAGCCGCAGCAAGGCAAACAGCACCATCAGGCCGGTGCCGACCGGCAACGCGGCTGCCCGCCAGCTATTGGCGATTTGCAGCGCCGGCGTCGTGATAAAGCTCTCCTCGTAGGCGTATTCCCAGGAGGGCGCCGCGATCAGCAGGAGAAAAGCCAGCGCCGCGCAGGTTGCGACCACGTCGAGCCAGGCCCGCGTCGCCGGGCTCGTGCTCGCGACCACCGCGGTCATTCGCATATGCTCGGAACGGCGGAACGCCACCGCGGCCCCGAGCATCGCCAGCCACAGGAACAGGATCGAGGCCAGTTCGTCCGACCAGATCAGCGGGCTGCGCAGGCCGTAACGCGCGACCACGCCCGCGAACAGGATCACGATCTCGGCGACGACCAGAATAGCCGCCGGGATCTCGACCAGCATGCCGAGCCAAGCTTCGAGGGATGCCGCAAGCGAACGGCGGCGAGGGGACCCCGCCTCGCCGGCCGCCGCTGTTGCGCCTTCGGCGTGAGCCATGACGGTACCTGTACCACGATCCCGGCGATGGCCTTACGACAGCTTGCCGACGGATTTTTCCAACAGCGCCCACGCCTGGTCGCCGTATTTTCCTTTCCACTCGGAATAGAACCCGGCGGAGCGGAGTTTATCGCGGAATGGCGCGACGTCAGGCTGGTTGAACACCAGCCCTTTGCCCTCGAGTTCCCCACGCAAGTTCGCGTTCAACTTCGCGGTATCGCCGCGCTCTTTGATGGCGGCGGCGTTGATATTTTTGGCGACGATGGCGCGCAAATCATCCGGCACCTTCTCCCAGGCGCGGCGATTGGCGAGGAACCAGAATCCATCCCACATGTGATTGGTCAGCGAACAATATTTCTGCACTTCGTACAGTTTCGCCGTCGAGATCAGCGCGAGCGGATTTTCCTGGCCTTCGACGATCTTGGTCTGCAGCGCCGAATAGACCTCGCTAAAATTGATCGAGGCGGGCGAGGCGTCGAATGCCTTGAACATCGAGGTCCACAACGGCGAGACCGGCACCCGGATCTTGAAGCCCTTGTAATCATCGGGGCTGTTGATCGGCTTGGTCGAGGACGTGGTCTGACGAAAGCCGTTGTCCCAGATCTTGTCCATGGCCACGAGATTGGCTTTTGCGATCTCGCCGCGCACATAGGCGCCGAGTTCACCGTCCATGGCCTTCCAGACCGAGTCGTAGTCCGGAAAGGCAAAACCGATCCCGTTGATCGACGCGGCCGGCACCAGGGTAGCCAGGATCAGGCCCGACAGCGTGAAAAACTCGATGCCGCCGGAGCGGATTTGGCTCAGCATGTCGGTGTCGGAGCCAAGCTGGTTGTTCGGAAAAACCTGCAGATCGAAGCGGCCGTTGGTTTCGGTCTTGATCGCCTCCGCCATCTCCCTGGCGCGAACGTTCATCGGATGCGTATCCGGCGCATTGTTGGCATATTTGTAGGTGAACTCAGCCGCTTGCGCCCGCGCGACATAAGGCGCGCCGACGCCACCCAATACGGCTGAGGCCGCCGATACCTTGAGCAGCGTGCGTCGTGAAAAGCTCATCTCGTTCTCCCTGAGAGTTTGTTGTTCTTGTGAGACCGTATCCCATGAAGCCTCGGCCCGGTCACGCATCTCGCGATGGGCTTATTGCAGCGTATCGGCGTTGCGGCAATATCCGGGGGGCACTGATCGTCAGGGGTGGCCGTGGCGCGCCTGCATTTGCCGGCATGGCGTTTGTCGCAGACCGAGCTGCATTCATGCGGATTGGCACGATATTTCGATAAGCCTTTGATCTAATTATAGATAAAAATATTCCATAATATACCTTATGCGAATCTGACCATCAGGGGGCTGGCTCGTCCCCGCCACCCGAGCCATGATCTTCAGCGTCGCCCGCAGACCTCGTCGATCCGGCGCAGGAGATCGGCCGGATCATCGTAGACACGGAATGCACCGGCCTGCCTCAGCTCTTCGGGCCCATAGCCGCCGCTCAACACACCCACGCCCAGCGCGCGGCATCGTACCGCCGCCAGCATGTCCCAGATGCTGTCGCCGACCACGATCGAGGTTTCGATCGGCGCGCTCAGCCGTTCGGCTGCCGCCAGGAACAGATCCGGGTCAGGCTTGGCGTATTTGACCTGATCGCGCGTCACGACGGGAACCCGATCGGGATCGACGCCGAGCGAGGCCAGATTGACGGCTGCGGTTTCCATGCGGCCACTGGTCGCGATCGCCCAGGGAATGCCGGCCTCCGACAGCCAGTTCAGCAATTCGCGCGCGCCGGGCAAAGGTCGGATTTGGGTGGCCTGCTGCCGATACGCGCTGGCATGGGCTTGGCGAAGCCGTTCGACGCGTTCAGTGCTGATCTCCAGCCCAGTCTCCCGAAGCAACTGGTTGGTGAACAGGCCGCCGCTCATGCCGATCTTGCGATGGATGCGCCAGACCGACAAGTCGATGCCCTCCGCGTCGAGCGCGTGCTTCCAGGCCAGGACATGCTGATAGACGCTGTCGACGAGCGTGCCGTCGAGATCGAACAGGAAGGCCGGTTGGATGCGCATGTCGGTACCCTCGCCTTGCGTGGCCGAAGCTCACGCCACCTTTACCTCTCAGCCTTGCCGCGCCCGACAGTCTGACGCACCTCGAAACCCTCGAACTGTGGGTGCCCAAGATAGAGCGGCTTGTTGTCACCGGCCTTGTGATGCGCCGCCCGAAACGCCTCCGATTTGGTCCACGCCTCGAACATAGTGCGGCTTTCCCAGATCGTGTGGGACGCATAGAGCGTGTGGTCTTCAGCTTCGGGGCCCCTGAGGAGATGAAACTCGACAAACCCCGGCACCTTCTCGAGATGGCTTTCGCGCGACGTCCAGACTTGCTCGAAGGCCGCTTCGGACCCCCTGACAACGAGAAACCGGTTCATGGCGATAAACATCAGGCAAGTCTCCTAGGGCTGCGGCGGCGACCAACCTATAGCAGCCGCAGTTGGCGACATTGCGGACGGTCAAGCGGATGGTATCTCGGTCCCCATCACAATTCCTTTTGGCGGCTACCGCCCTTTGAACCGCGGCTTGCGCCGCTCCAGGAACGCCGCGACGCCCTCTTTGTGATCTTCGCTAAAACTTGCCAGCGCGAACTGGTCGACGTCCATATGGCCAGCGAGATCGTCGAGCGCGTACGCCAGGCGGTTGACGGTCAATTTCGTCATTGCGGCTGAGATCGGCGGCTGCGCCGCGAATTTTGCGGCGAGCGCCATTGCCGCGTCAAAAGCCTTGCCGGGATCGGCCACCTCCTCCACCAGGCCCCATTCGTAGGCCTCGGCGGCCGAGATGCGCTGGTCGGCCAGGATCACTGCCTGCTTGGTCCGTGCCGGTCCGATCAGATGCAGCATGCGCGGGATGCTCTGCCAGCTCATGTTCATGCCGAGGCCGATCTCGGGCACGCGCAGATGGGCGTTGCTCGCGATCACGCGAAAATCCAGCGCCACCGCCAGCGCGACGCCGCCGCCGATGCAAAAGCCTTCGATGGCGCCGATGGTGACTTGTTCCATCTCCTGCCAGGCGCGGGTCAACCGTGGTCCCAGTTTCAAATGCCGGCGCAGCGACCCGAGATCCATGGTCCGGCGCGAGCGGCCTTCGGGATCCTTCAGGTCGAAGCCGGCACTGAAGGCCTTGGGCGCGCCGGTGAGCACCACGACCGAGGTCTCGCCGTCGTCCTCAAAACCGCGCGCCGCCTGCGTGAGCTGACGCAAGGCTTCTGGCGATAGCGCGTTGATGCCGTCGCCGCGGTCGAAGCGCACCACCGCGATGCGGCCCTCCGGCCCGAGGCCCCGTTCGATGGTGACAAAATCCGCCACTTTGTTCCTCCCTGCCCGTCATTTTCTTCGAGCATAGCTCACAAACACCGGGGCAACAGGCCGGAAGTGCTAGTACCTCGACATGGCCGCAATGTTTCGCCTATCCTCCAGGGCATGAGCGACCATGATCACGACCATCACCACGATCACGACCATTCGGACCTGTCCGAAACCGAGCTGCGCGTCCGCGCGCTCGAGACGATTTTGACCGAGAAAGGCTATGTCGAGCCGGCGGCTCTTGACGCCATCATCCAGGCGTATGAAACAAAAATCGGCCCGCACAATGGCGCGCAGGTAGTTGCAAAAGCATGGTCCGATCCCGCGTTCAAACAGGCGCTATTGGCCGACGCCACCAAGGCCGTGAGCACGCTCGGCCATGTCAGCCGGGTCGGCGATCACCTAGTCGCGGTCGAGAACACGCCACAGCGCCACAATATGGTCGTGTGCACGCTCTGCTCCTGTTACCCCTGGGAAATGCTGGGGCTGCCGCCGGTCTGGTACAAGGCTGCGCCCTATCGTTCCCGCGCGGTCAAAGACCCGCGCGGCGTGCTCGCCGATTTCGGCGTGAGCTTGCCGAAGGACATCGAGATCCGCGTCTGGGACTCAACCGCCGAGACGCGTTTTCTGGTGCTGCCGATACGGCCCGCGGGCACTGAAGGCTGGAGCGAGCAGCAGCTCGCGGAACTCGTGACGCGGGACTCCATGATCGGAACCGGATTTCCCAAGACGCCAGGCGCGCCCTCGTGAACGGCGTGCACGACATGGGCGGCATGGACGGTTTCGGCAAGGTCGAACCCGAGCCGAACGAGCCGATGTTTCACACAAAATGGGAAGCGCGCGTATTGGCGATGGTGCGTGCGATGGGCGCGGCCGGCGCGTTCAACATCGATGCCTCGCGCTTCTACCGGGAGACGTTACCGCCGCACGTCTATCTCGGCAGTTCCTATTACAAGAAGTGGCTGCTCGGTCTGGAAGACCTCTTGGTCGACAGGGGCTTTGTGGCCGCGGATGAAATCGCCTCAGGCCACGCGATGGAAACAGCAAAACCGCTGAAGCATGGCAAGTTCGCCCTCGACGATGTCGAGCGCATCATGGTGCGCGGCAAATTCGGTCGCGCGGCGCCCTCGCCTGCCAAATTCAAGCCCGGCGATCGGGTGCGCGCCAAGAACATTCATCCCGCGACCCATACCCGGCTGCCGCGCTACGTCCGCGGCCATGTCGGCGTGGTCGAACGCGATCACGGCTGCCATGTGTTTCCGGACACAGCGGCGATCGAGGCCGGCGAGAACCCGCAATGGCTCTACACCGTCGTATTCGACGGGGCTGAATTGTGGGGCCCGGACGCCGACCCGACGGTGAAGATATCGATCGATGCGTTCGAGCCCTATCTGGAGCCGGCCTGATGGACATCGCCGCCTCTGTTGCGACTCGCGCCGTTCCCGGCATTCCCCGCGACGGGGGCGGCCCGGTATTTCGCGAACCCTGGGAAGCCCAGGCTTTTGCCATGGCGCTCGCGCTGCATGAGCGCGGATTGTTCACCTGGAGCGAATGGGCTGCGACACTCGCCGACGAAATCGCGCGCGCGCAGGCCAGCGGCGATCCGGACACCGGCGAGACCTATTACCGGCATTGGCTGGCGACGCTGGAAAGACTGGTCGCCGCCAAGGGCGTGGCTACCCCCGACACCCTGCATCGCTACCGCGATGCCTGGGACCATGCCGCAGACCGCACCCCGCACGGTGCGCCGATCGAATTAAGGCGTGAGGATTTTCGCTAGGCCCCAAATAGCTTCCGCATGCGCTCTTCGTTGATGATGAAGCTATTGAACAGGGATACAAACGGGCTGCCATATTGATCCCTGATGATGAGATCGGAGGTCGAAACCGCGCGATGCAGCGTGCCGACCGGATCGGCCAGCTCCGCCAGTCCGAGCTCCGATTTCAACAGCGCCCTCGCCTCCTCCAGTTCGTCGTCGTCGACCGTCCCCAGTTCGAGCACGGTCGCGGCCCGTCGCATTTCGGCGAGGCTGCCGCTGCCGGAAAATTTGAGAAGGTCGTGCCAGTACGGACAGGCCATGACCAGCGCAATGAACTCGTCGAGATCGGCGGCGACGACGCCGGCGGCGCCTTCGGAGGAGATGTACAGCACGCGCGGTGAGCCCGAAACCAGCGCGAACACGCCACCAGCGCCGTTGCGCGCTATTCGCCTGATCCCCTCTACGCCGTCGACCGAGAACCACACGGGCTCTTTGTCATCGGTTGCAAAGCGCAGTTCGAACGTCCAGCTCAATCGTTCCAGGACTTCCGCATTCGCGGTCAGGGTTTCGGGGCTGAGAGGCATCCAGGGTCCATCCTGCTTTTTGTCGAGCTGCGCCCGATCTGTCGCAAGCTGACGGCGTCGGGTTCAATCGCGCGCTCCACAAAACTTGCCCCCAAGGCTGGCCGGGCATTTGCACACCTGAGACGGCGATATCACAGGCAATCGAGATAAGTTGACCATGGTCCGCCAATACGCTCTTTCGCTTGCGTCCGCAGGAAATTAGACTTGTTACTTGCTAGGCAAGTCCTCTTTGCAGGCAAGTCCTCTTTGCAGGAACGTCATCATGAACATCATTCGTCACCGTGTTCTGCGACTGGCCGGAATTTGCGCGGTTGCAATCGCAATTCCACAACTCGCGTCAGCGATGGGACCAACGAGCGCCGCGCTAAAAAACCAGCAAAACGTGCGGGTGGCGTCTGAAAGTACTGTCGCACCCACGACAAAATGCATCCCCTCCGAGGCGACCTGTCCGAGGTTGCACCATCGCTCAAAACACTAGCGCGCGTTTTGTCGCTTGCTCCAGCTAGCGACGGCGTCGCCTTGGATATGCTCTATTAGCCGCGCGCTTGCGGAGTTCAGGTCGTGGCGTCAGCATATTGCTGCCAGCCCCGGGCGCGCAGTACACAGGCTGGGCATTCACC is drawn from Bradyrhizobium lablabi and contains these coding sequences:
- a CDS encoding TatD family hydrolase, with amino-acid sequence MLVDSHCHLDFPDFADDLDGIVARADAAGIGRILTISTRVRRLGELLNIAGRYPNVYCSVGTHPHHADEEDGIPSDELIELTRHPKVVALGEAGLDNFYDNGSPEAQERGFRAHIAAARATGLPLVIHTREADEGCGRILEDEMQKGSFRAVLHCYTGGRELAMKAISLGLSISFTGILTFKKSQALRDLAAELPADRIMVETDAPYLAPGKFRGKRNEPSYVVEIARVLAETRGVSLEEISRQTTENFFRLFSKVPAA
- a CDS encoding MBL fold metallo-hydrolase; the protein is MTLTLTILGCGSSAGVPRPALGWGKCDPNNPKNRRRRCSLLVERTSDHGLTRIVIDTSPDLREQLIDAEVDHIDAVFLTHEHADQTHGIDDLRSVVLHQRRRIPVYLNQSTAKDIMHRFSYCFVSPPGSDYPPILTQHSIETGESRSIEGKGGPVTLSAFIMQHGNIPALGYRVGDAAYTPDVSDIPAESWPHLRDLDLWIIDGLRYAPHPSHFSVSDALSWIDRFKPRRAVITNMHSDLDYEELRASLPPGVVPGYDGMRLELARDR
- a CDS encoding cupin domain-containing protein, which translates into the protein MAASAPKVLGPHDGKSGFLGSIGVRFMIDGQEAGDRFALVEHPMPARALAAPMHKHSREDEYSYVLEGKMGALLGDTVVIGNPGDLIFKPRNQWHTFWNAGDEPARILEIISPAGFENYFRELVDLGGAAKAGPQALSELCSRYGLEMDPSSIPILIERFGVRLS
- a CDS encoding acyl-CoA synthetase; the encoded protein is MSGKQSQYDLGLDKSPANFVPLTPLSFLARTAAVYPDHISAVYEGRSFTWAQTYARCRRFAAFLTSRGIGCGDTVAAMLPNIPAMNELHFAVPMAGAVLNALNIRLDAPSIAFQLDHGGARIILVDPEFTDVIGEALSLMKGPKPLIIDVDDQAFAGGKRIGEIEYEAALSQGDESFVAKLPVDEWDAIALSYTSGTTGNPKGVVTHHRGAYLNAVSNILAGQLGQHPVYLWTLPMFHCNGWCFPWTIAAAAGINVCLRKVDPTKIFELIKKHGVTHMCGAPIVYNTLINASDAPKGKAARPVVGLIAGAAPPVAVLEGAESIGIRLTHVYGLTEVYGPASVCAEQPGWDDLPAEQRAQMKRRQGVPYPLQEAVTVIDPETMREVPRDGETIGEVMFRGNIVMKGYLRNEKATQEAFAGGWFHTGDLGVLDEHGYVIIKDRSKDIIISGGENISSVEVEDVLYKHPAVLFAAVVAKPDAKWGEVPCAFLELKDNARVTEAEIIAFCRSHMSGFKTPKAVVFGPIPKTSTGKIQKFMLRNQVNSAKAISA
- a CDS encoding TRAP transporter large permease, which gives rise to MAHAEGATAAAGEAGSPRRRSLAASLEAWLGMLVEIPAAILVVAEIVILFAGVVARYGLRSPLIWSDELASILFLWLAMLGAAVAFRRSEHMRMTAVVASTSPATRAWLDVVATCAALAFLLLIAAPSWEYAYEESFITTPALQIANSWRAAALPVGTGLMVLFALLRLARLGDFKTVLSAVLSVGLVIAIFWLATPWLRPLGNINLLIFFVGVAGFCVFAGVPIAFGFGLAIFGYLALTTRTPLMVLVGRMDEGMSHLILLSVPLFVFLGLLIEMTGMARAMVAFLASLLGHVRGGLHYVLVGAMYLVSGISGSKAADMAAVAPVLFPEMKARGARPGDLVALLAATGAQTETIPPSLVLITIGSVTGVSISALFTGGLLPGVVLAITLSALVWWRYRAEDLGHVKRAGAGEIVRAFVIALPALALPFVIRAAVVEGIATATEVSTIGIVYGLVVGLLVYRRFDWRRLVPMLVETACLSGAILLIIGTATGMAWGLTQSGFSRALAAAMTGLPGGSASFIAVSIVAFTVLGSVLEGIPAIVLFGPLLFPIARAVGVHEVHYAMIIILAMGIGLFAPPFGVGYYAACAIGRVDPAEGIKPIWGYMLALLVGLIVVAIFPWISIGFL
- a CDS encoding TRAP transporter substrate-binding protein, whose product is MSFSRRTLLKVSAASAVLGGVGAPYVARAQAAEFTYKYANNAPDTHPMNVRAREMAEAIKTETNGRFDLQVFPNNQLGSDTDMLSQIRSGGIEFFTLSGLILATLVPAASINGIGFAFPDYDSVWKAMDGELGAYVRGEIAKANLVAMDKIWDNGFRQTTSSTKPINSPDDYKGFKIRVPVSPLWTSMFKAFDASPASINFSEVYSALQTKIVEGQENPLALISTAKLYEVQKYCSLTNHMWDGFWFLANRRAWEKVPDDLRAIVAKNINAAAIKERGDTAKLNANLRGELEGKGLVFNQPDVAPFRDKLRSAGFYSEWKGKYGDQAWALLEKSVGKLS
- a CDS encoding HAD family hydrolase; amino-acid sequence: MRIQPAFLFDLDGTLVDSVYQHVLAWKHALDAEGIDLSVWRIHRKIGMSGGLFTNQLLRETGLEISTERVERLRQAHASAYRQQATQIRPLPGARELLNWLSEAGIPWAIATSGRMETAAVNLASLGVDPDRVPVVTRDQVKYAKPDPDLFLAAAERLSAPIETSIVVGDSIWDMLAAVRCRALGVGVLSGGYGPEELRQAGAFRVYDDPADLLRRIDEVCGRR
- a CDS encoding antibiotic biosynthesis monooxygenase family protein codes for the protein MFIAMNRFLVVRGSEAAFEQVWTSRESHLEKVPGFVEFHLLRGPEAEDHTLYASHTIWESRTMFEAWTKSEAFRAAHHKAGDNKPLYLGHPQFEGFEVRQTVGRGKAER
- a CDS encoding enoyl-CoA hydratase/isomerase family protein, coding for MADFVTIERGLGPEGRIAVVRFDRGDGINALSPEALRQLTQAARGFEDDGETSVVVLTGAPKAFSAGFDLKDPEGRSRRTMDLGSLRRHLKLGPRLTRAWQEMEQVTIGAIEGFCIGGGVALAVALDFRVIASNAHLRVPEIGLGMNMSWQSIPRMLHLIGPARTKQAVILADQRISAAEAYEWGLVEEVADPGKAFDAAMALAAKFAAQPPISAAMTKLTVNRLAYALDDLAGHMDVDQFALASFSEDHKEGVAAFLERRKPRFKGR